A DNA window from Verrucomicrobiia bacterium contains the following coding sequences:
- a CDS encoding uracil-DNA glycosylase family protein, producing the protein MTFAPPIACVYNPLTYAWAPYAAYIGRFAASPKRVVFLGMNPGPFGMVQTGVPFGEICAVRDWLGLEEKVLRPAIEHPRRPVKGFACARSEVSGRRLWSLFAERFGQPERFFPEHLILNYCPLAFIEVSGRNRTPDKLPAAERASLFAACDKALRASVEALQPEWLIGVGDFAWRRAQTAFPQGPPKLGRILHPSPASPAANRDWAAVATRQLIELGVWE; encoded by the coding sequence ATGACTTTTGCGCCGCCCATAGCCTGCGTTTATAACCCGCTCACCTACGCCTGGGCGCCTTACGCCGCTTATATTGGCCGGTTCGCCGCAAGTCCCAAACGAGTTGTTTTCCTGGGCATGAACCCCGGCCCATTCGGCATGGTGCAAACCGGGGTGCCTTTCGGCGAGATCTGCGCCGTACGGGATTGGTTGGGGCTCGAGGAGAAAGTCCTGCGCCCAGCCATCGAGCATCCTCGGCGGCCAGTGAAAGGTTTTGCCTGCGCGCGCTCGGAGGTTAGCGGGCGCCGGTTGTGGAGCCTTTTTGCCGAACGATTCGGGCAACCCGAACGGTTCTTTCCCGAGCATCTCATTCTGAACTATTGCCCCTTGGCCTTCATTGAGGTCAGCGGACGCAATCGCACACCCGATAAGCTACCGGCTGCCGAGAGGGCCTCGCTCTTTGCGGCTTGCGACAAGGCGCTGCGCGCCTCGGTCGAGGCCCTGCAACCCGAGTGGCTCATTGGAGTGGGTGATTTCGCCTGGCGGCGGGCCCAAACTGCCTTTCCCCAAGGCCCTCCCAAGTTGGGGCGCATCCTCCATCCCAGCCCGGCCAGTCCAGCCGCCAACCGGGACTGGGCCGCCGTGGCAACCCGGCAACTCATCGAGTTAGGGGTGTGGGAGTAG